The region ACGGTTTACACCAATGTAGCTGGCAATATCATTAATTTTAATGGGTTTCATGTAATAGTTATTAATAAATTCAATGGATTGCTCTAGGTATCCTTCAGCCGCTACTTTACTTCGGTGTTTTAAATCAATATTAGCGTTATTAGAAGCGAGTTTAGATAAGAAAAGATAGAGAAGGGATTGAATTTCAAGTTCATTAGAGGGGGTATCTGCATTTAATTCAAACATTTTCTTCACACAGTTATATAAGCTAGCAGAATCTTGACATTCAAAGATGAGATTTTCTTTATTAAGATTAGCGTAATTTAAGTAGTGTGCTGCTTTTACCCCGTTAAAACCAATCCAGATGTAAGTCCAAGGATTTTGTTCATCAGCTTGATAAGAATGTTGCGTTTCAGGTGTAATTAAGAAACCTTGATTCTTTTTTAAATGATAGGTTTTGTCATTTACTTTATAGGTTCCCTCTCCATCTAAAATATAGTGAATCAAATATTGCGAACGTACCTTATCGTAAGAATGTCTAGGGGGACAAGCTTCAATCCCACAGAAACATAAAAACAAATCAAATGATTGTTTATTTAATGGTTCAAAATAAGTGACAGTCTCGTCTTGAAAATAGTTACACTCTCCCATATAATACTCTCCCTCCAATAAAGCTAAAGATAACCCCCTTACATTTTCGGATTAACTCAGACTTGTAATTTTTATTTTACTATAAAAAAAACGCTTATAAAAGTTTGTTTCTCACATTTTAACATAAAGGGCTTACATTTTACCATGTTTTAACCTGTTAAAGTGTAATATTATAATTATGTAAACCTTTACAACGAGTTTTAAGCGATAAAGAACATAGAAGAGTTTACTAAATATTTCAAGAATAAGTTCAAGTACTAAGAAGGAAAAATCCTTTTAAAAATTAATCCATGGGGGGAAAATGGCATGAAAAAACATTTAAAAAGATTATTTGGGGCGACAATGGCAACTGCTCTTTTAGGAACAACATTAGTAGGGTGTGGAAATGAGACAGCATCAGGTTCTGATACAACGAAAGGAAACTCAAAAGGAACGACAATTACTTATTCCATTTGGGATAAAGGTCAAGAGCCAGGCATGCAGGCCATTGCGGATGCATTTGAAGAAAAAAATCCAGGAATTACAGTTAATGTAGAGGTAACTCCTTGGGATCAATATTGGACAAAACTTGAAGCTGCGGCTACTGGGGGAACGTTACCAGATGTATTCTGGATGCACTCAAGCCAACATATCCGTTATGCAAATAGTGGAATGTTAATGGATTTAAATGAAGTGATTGAAAATAGTGAAGTACTCGATATGAACAATTTTGCTCAAGGTGTTGTTGATTTATACAATGTGGATGGAGCGCAAATTGCCATTCCAAAAGATGTTTCAACAATCGGTCTGTGGTACAACAAAACATTATTTGATGAAGCGGGTGTTGAATATCCAAATGAAAATTGGACATGGGATGATTTATTGAGTGCTGCTCACGACCTAACTGATTCTGAAAAAGGGGTTTATGGATTAAATGCTCCTTTAAACACAGAAGAAAATTTATTTAACTATGTTTATCAAAATGGGGGAGATATCCTTATCAACGATAAAACAGAATCAGGGTATTCATTACCAGAAACACAAGAAGCTTTAGAGTGGTATGCAAATTTAAGTTTAGTAGAAAAAGTGTCACCTTCTCAAACACAATTTGCTGAAAATGGAAATTCAACCTTATTTACATCAGGAAAAGTTGCAATGGGAATGTTCGGTTCTTGGATGTATAACGAATTTATTACAAATGAATATACGGCAAAAAATTGTGCAGTAGCAGCATTACCACAAGGAAAAGCAGGAAATGCAACCATTTATAATGGATTAGGAAATTCAGTAGCAGCTAATACGAAAAATAAAGAAGCAGCAATTAAATTCATTGAATTCTTAGGATCAGAAGAAGCAAACATCATTCAAGGTGAGTACGCATCAGCTATTCCGGCTTACGGTGCAGCGCAACAGGCTTGGGTTGAAGCAACAACTAAAAATAATTTTGATACACAATGCTTAGTTGATATGTTAGAGTACGGACACATTAAACCTTACACTAAAAACACAGCAAAATGGGAAACAGTAGAAATGGAAATCTTACGTAAAGTATGGGCTGGTGAGTTATCAGTAACAGATGCTTGTCATCAATTAGTGACGCAAATTAATGCTATTTTAGCAGCAGAATAAAAATAAACAAAGGGTAACTGTTCAATTGAACGGTTACCCCTAAAAAAAGCGGAGGGGAAAATATGGCGATTGCATTAAATAAAAGAAAAGTAAAAAGTACCGCTAAACTAAAAAATGCGAAGCATAATGAGTGGATGTGGGGATATATTTTAGTAGCGCCAACAGTCATTGGATTATTAATTTTAAATATTATCCCACTAATTCAGACATTTATTTTAAGTTTTCAAAAAACAGGTGATTTTGGATCTTCTCAATGGGCTGGTTTTGAAAATTATAAACGTTTATTTTCAGATCCAGCCGTTTGGCAAGCCACAGGGAACACATTAAAATACGTCCTCATGGTGATTCCATTTATTATCATCTTTTCATTATTAGTTGCTGTCTTATTAAATCAAAAAATTAAAGGGAAAAGCATTTATCGCGTTATTTATTTTTTGCCAATGGTTGCGGCACCAGCTGCTGTTGCGATGGTTTGGAAATGGTTATTTAACTCAGAATTCGGTTTAATTAATTATTTATTAAGCCTCATTGGAATACAGGGACCTCAATGGGTAAGTGATCCTAATTTCGCTTTAATTGCCATTGCCATCGTTGGAATTTGGAGTGCTGTTGGTTACAATATGATTTTATTATTAGCAGGTCTTCAAGAAATTCCAAAAGATTATTACGAAGCCGCTAGTATTGATGGAGCAGGATCAATTCGCCAATTCTTCAGTGTCACATTACCATTAGTTTCACCAAGCTTATACTTTGTAATGGTCACAAGTATCATCTCAGCGTTCCAAGTATTCGATGTTATCTTCATGATGATTGATAAAACAAGTATGGCAATTGAAAGTACACAATCACTTGTTTACTTATTCTATCAACATTCATTCACCGTTAATGATAAAGGTTATGGATCAGCGATTATC is a window of Turicibacter sanguinis DNA encoding:
- a CDS encoding carbohydrate ABC transporter permease; translation: MAIALNKRKVKSTAKLKNAKHNEWMWGYILVAPTVIGLLILNIIPLIQTFILSFQKTGDFGSSQWAGFENYKRLFSDPAVWQATGNTLKYVLMVIPFIIIFSLLVAVLLNQKIKGKSIYRVIYFLPMVAAPAAVAMVWKWLFNSEFGLINYLLSLIGIQGPQWVSDPNFALIAIAIVGIWSAVGYNMILLLAGLQEIPKDYYEAASIDGAGSIRQFFSVTLPLVSPSLYFVMVTSIISAFQVFDVIFMMIDKTSMAIESTQSLVYLFYQHSFTVNDKGYGSAIIMLLLAIIMVITFIQSKIEKKWVHY
- a CDS encoding AraC family transcriptional regulator yields the protein MGECNYFQDETVTYFEPLNKQSFDLFLCFCGIEACPPRHSYDKVRSQYLIHYILDGEGTYKVNDKTYHLKKNQGFLITPETQHSYQADEQNPWTYIWIGFNGVKAAHYLNYANLNKENLIFECQDSASLYNCVKKMFELNADTPSNELEIQSLLYLFLSKLASNNANIDLKHRSKVAAEGYLEQSIEFINNYYMKPIKINDIASYIGVNRSYLTSIFKQKLNISPQEFLMNFRMEKASHQLMNSNQPINEIAKSVGYPDPFAFSKVFRKIYGKSPKQYRETK
- a CDS encoding ABC transporter substrate-binding protein, with protein sequence MKKHLKRLFGATMATALLGTTLVGCGNETASGSDTTKGNSKGTTITYSIWDKGQEPGMQAIADAFEEKNPGITVNVEVTPWDQYWTKLEAAATGGTLPDVFWMHSSQHIRYANSGMLMDLNEVIENSEVLDMNNFAQGVVDLYNVDGAQIAIPKDVSTIGLWYNKTLFDEAGVEYPNENWTWDDLLSAAHDLTDSEKGVYGLNAPLNTEENLFNYVYQNGGDILINDKTESGYSLPETQEALEWYANLSLVEKVSPSQTQFAENGNSTLFTSGKVAMGMFGSWMYNEFITNEYTAKNCAVAALPQGKAGNATIYNGLGNSVAANTKNKEAAIKFIEFLGSEEANIIQGEYASAIPAYGAAQQAWVEATTKNNFDTQCLVDMLEYGHIKPYTKNTAKWETVEMEILRKVWAGELSVTDACHQLVTQINAILAAE